CGACACGTGCAGGCGGGTCTCCCGGCAAGACCACAAGTGTGTCTTGCTCCCCCGAGGACAGTTCACGAAAGAGAACAGTGAGTGTGAGTTCGGGCGGCGAGCCGTCCGCGGATGGAGGCGGGAGGCAGTCACGGCTGGTGCACCCGACAAGAACGAAGCACGTCAGGGCGATCGATCTGATGCGCGCTCTCGGAGTCATGACTTCTTGATGTGCAGGAAACGCGTTTAGAGCGAGAGGCTCCGATCGTGGAACGCGTTGTTCTGTCGGCAGGTTCGAAGGACCCACCACCGCGCTGCACTCGCGTATCGGGCGTGACAATCGCGGGAGGTCTTATCTTGCGTCTCGTTACGCCCAGCTACACCTTCAAAATGTCAGCACGTCTTCGATTTCTGCTGCTTCAGGTCCGAAATCCGGGGGATCCGATGATTCCTCAGGAGGTGGACTGTTTTGCGTGGGCGCTGGGATGTGGCACGGAACAGATTCACGTCTTCGACCTGTTGACGGGAGTCCCGACTCGTTCGCAGATTGCGGCGGTCGATGCCGTGCTTCTGGGTGGGAGCGGCGACTATTCGGTTGCGCGAGGTGGCCCCTGGCTTGAGGCCGCGCTTGATGCCATGCGCGATCTGCATCGACTATCGAAGCCGACGTTCGCCTCCTGCTGGGGATTCCAGGCGATGGCGCGCGCGCTGGGCGGAGAGGTCGTGACAGATCCGTCGTGCGCCGAGCTCGGGACTGAAGAACTACGGCTCACCGCCGAGGGTGAGCGAGATTCCGTTTTTGGACCGGTCGGCACTCCGTTCCTTGCCCACGTGGGACATCAGGACACGGTCACCGCGTTGCCTGCCGACGCCGAACTCCTCGCATCGACAGATCGCGTCACGAATCAGGCGTTCCGGATTCGCGAGAAGCCCATCTATTGTACCCAGTTTCATCCTGAGCTTACGATCGCATCCATGGTGGAGCGACTGGAAGCGTATCCGGAATACATCCCGAAGATTCTCGGCATCCCGCTTGCGGAGTTCGTTGCAGAACTGAGGGAGACTCCCGAAGCCAACGGGTTGCTCAGGCGTTTTGTGGAGCACGCTGTGATCGGCAGATAAGTCGGTGTCGGCTATCGACGCGCCGTTGTCCGCCAACCGATATCCAACCGATCACTCGATGACACTGAACAGCAGCTCCCTCCCCTTACGAACGTCAATGCGGGCTTCAAGACGCGTCAGAAGCGAGAGTAGACCGGCCACGAGCCGGTTCACAAAAACGAAGTGCGGCGATCCTACCGGTTCGCGGTGCTTGAATGCTTCCCGCCCTGTGACCTTTGGAAGCAATTCCTTGAAGCCGTCGAGCATGTTGCTGTCGCCGAAGTCGTAGCTGTCCTTGCGGTACGGTGTCACGATGATCTGTCCGAAATCGTGGATGAGCTCTAGCAGGTAGGCCTCCTGCTCTGCATCGAAGCCATCCTGCAGGATCTCGAGCGCCCGGTACTGCCGCATCAGCGTTTCCTCGTCGTCCTCGAGACGAGCCCGAAACAGGCGCAGCAGGTCGTCGCGAAACGAGCGCGGAAAGACCTTGACGCAGCCAAAGTCGAGTACACCAATCTTGCCGTCGCGACGGAACAGAAAATTACCGGGATGGGCATCGGCGTGGACTGTCAGGTTGTCCGCGGCCACCTGTTCGTGAACGAAGTCAAACAGACGCTGGCCGAACTGGTCGCGCCGCTCCTGGGACGGGTTGGTCGCAAGAAAACTGTCGAGGTGAAGACCCTCAACGAACGTCATCGTGAGTACCGTTTGAGTGGTGAACTCCGGTACCCATCTTGGTGTGATGACGCGCTCGTCTTGGTACTGCCCGGCGAAGAACTCGATGTACTTGCCTTCCTGCAGATAGTCCGTCTCCTCCCAGAGATGCACTCGAACCTCTTCCAGGTAGGGTTCAATTGAGCTACCGCCCATCACGCG
This genomic interval from Rhodothermales bacterium contains the following:
- a CDS encoding type 1 glutamine amidotransferase — protein: MSARLRFLLLQVRNPGDPMIPQEVDCFAWALGCGTEQIHVFDLLTGVPTRSQIAAVDAVLLGGSGDYSVARGGPWLEAALDAMRDLHRLSKPTFASCWGFQAMARALGGEVVTDPSCAELGTEELRLTAEGERDSVFGPVGTPFLAHVGHQDTVTALPADAELLASTDRVTNQAFRIREKPIYCTQFHPELTIASMVERLEAYPEYIPKILGIPLAEFVAELRETPEANGLLRRFVEHAVIGR
- a CDS encoding AarF/ABC1/UbiB kinase family protein, whose protein sequence is MTEDRSDQEQSFPSSRLGRGKIAAKTGLKIGANYARYLARRSVGAGDAETERSDLHGRNAQDLFKELVKLRGTALKLAQGMSINPGILPEEFATVLSQAQYQVPPMNSGLVRSLIRKSLGDYPENVFASFEPQALAAASLGQVHRARLPDGRAAAVKIQYPNVRESIESDLRVIRGIAQRVMGGSSIEPYLEEVRVHLWEETDYLQEGKYIEFFAGQYQDERVITPRWVPEFTTQTVLTMTFVEGLHLDSFLATNPSQERRDQFGQRLFDFVHEQVAADNLTVHADAHPGNFLFRRDGKIGVLDFGCVKVFPRSFRDDLLRLFRARLEDDEETLMRQYRALEILQDGFDAEQEAYLLELIHDFGQIIVTPYRKDSYDFGDSNMLDGFKELLPKVTGREAFKHREPVGSPHFVFVNRLVAGLLSLLTRLEARIDVRKGRELLFSVIE